CAACTCCGGTTGCTGTCTTGTGATTCCGTTCTCATTTCATCGCTCCTGATTAAGATCGCCTTTCGAATAAAGGCGCACTACGACACCGCCGTGACCCTTGGAACGGCCTGAGTGGATCTCGATGCCGTTAGCCAGGCGTTGTCCACAACATTGCTTGTGCTGAATAACAATTTTTGTTGGAACATCGTTTAATTGATGACCTCGCTCCTCGTCACGCGCAGAGGTTGCTACTCGGATCTAATCTGAGTAGTCCGTCGCATCGGGGCGAAGAACGCATCACCGCGGCATTGGCCCGGTTAGCTGGTGCTGAGACGACCCAGCAAACTAATGAATGTGATCTGGAAGCGTTCGATGGTGGTTCTTTACCGGAGTATTTTGAGCATGAATAATAGTCATCCGAAACCTCTCAGCGGGATCCTAGTACTAAGCCAGAACAACATGACATCCGGTATGAATCTAAAAAGCAACGCGAAACCGAACGCGAGTAGTATTGCCGCGATCCTGCTTCGCGTCAAGTTAGATTTCTGGGTTTGCCATCAGGTTTTAGGCGACCGCCAAAGGGCAAGCAGTGCTATATCCTCGTCACCGCTACGAGACCAAGAAAAATTGAAGTGGTGGTCAAACGTAACTCGAGAGTGATGTATTTGTGGCAGTTCATGCATGGACAACGTGCGGAACTTGGCGGCCGCCGAGGTTCGCACTAAGCTGGGGAGCTCAGAGTTCCTTCGCTCCAGAAGTCCGCGAATGTGCTCCACTCGTTCGATGATTTCACCGTAGTCGGCAGGTCGATACATGGCGAAGGCTTCTCCTCTTGATGCTCAACATCGGAGTTGCGAATTCGCACCAAGCGGAGCCAGACCGTCCTAATGTTCAACAGGCATTCCAAGAGAAACGGTGCTGGCCCAGAGAAGTGCAAATCGTATGCTTGCGTGCAGGTTCAGACGCATCACGATTCCTTAAAGACGACAAGGAACGTTGGGTTCCAAAACCATCGCGGCACTGTGAGCGAGGACGTTGAAAGCGATTGCGGGGGAAGGCACAGGATTGTCACCACGTTCTTTAACTGATCGGCCCGCTTCCATTCGCACTCTATTGGTCCAGTCTGGGCCGGTGCACATTGGGGTCCTCTATATCAGGTGGCGCTTCCATCTGTCTCACGGCCTCGAAAGCCTGGGAGGAGAACGCAGTCGCCGGGAACGCGACGTTTGCTTTGAATCTCTGGTCGATCTGATTAGGCGTTGGCCGTGGCGGCTTCAGTTCCATGCAACGGTTGATAGACATCACCCGTTGACCAGAGATGGTGACGCAAGACGGCCAACAATTAAAGGCCGCCAAAATTCATTATTCAATTTCCGACTCGACGGATGGGCTCTCATGATTGAGGTTTCCGTTCCTGGAGAGAGGTGGAGATTGAAGTTCATAGTGATGGCGAAATAGGTGTGGAGACATTTCTGACTACTAGCCGTCTGCGTGGCGCCGAAGCATTGGCTGATCTTTTTGAGCGTTTTAGTGATTAGGTGTTGTGTTGTTTTCCGAAGTTTTTGGGTTCAGTCTCCCTTTTGGTGAAGGAGCGTCCGGAATAAACAGGAGTTCCATGTGTTACTCCGGGTAGGAGTTTCACCATGGCAAAGCATTCTCTCAACGGCCGCGAAGGCACCGATTTGGCTGGTTCGAGAAATCTCGGGCGATATGACTTGAACAAACAAGTCGAAGTACAGCGCACGCTTCGCCGGCACGAGACCGAGCTACAGCAAAACGTACACAAGCTCGAACTCAAGGAAGAGATCCCTCCCCTGGATCGTCAAACCTTTGCAAATTCATATCACACTAGCCCAGAAGATCTCTCTAACGTGGCTCTCGAAGGTCCAGACGGACGATCCCGGTCCAAGGTGGCACGCGCAGTATTGAGCCTGTTCGCAATCGTTGGTTTCGAATTGGGATCTCCCTGGATGGCTGCGGTACACGGTCAGACGTCGGCGACGCCGGAGTGGAACACTGCCAGCTTCAACCCGGCGCGCGATGCGTGGCAGAGGAATGAGACCAAAATCAATCCTGAGAACGCTAAGAACCTTCAACTGCTTTGGAAGGCGAAGCTGGAAGTGAAGACGATGGGGATGCAGTCCTTCCGGGAACCCCTGATCGTCTCCAGCGGCGGCAAGACGCTGACGATTCTGGCGGGCAGCTCGAACGAGATCTATGCTCTGGACGCCGATAGCGGCGCGGTGGTGTGGAAGAAGAAGTTGGCGTGGGCGTCGGAGAAGCCCGAGGAGCCGGGCGAAGGTAGCAGCTACATCTGCACGAATGCGTTGAGCGCTACTCCGGTGGTGACACCTTCGGGAGCAGGCGAGAGATTCGTTTACGTCATTGCCAGCGACGGCTATCTGCACACTCTAGCCTTGGGGAGCGGCGAGGAGAAGGATGCGCCGCTTCAGGTCCTGCCTGAGCCCCATGGGAAGCCGTATGGGTTGAACCTCGTCAACAACGTTATCTACACGATTACCGGCCGGGCATGCGGCGGAAATCCGAATGCGCTCTATGCGGTGAATCTGGCCAATAAGAAGGTCACGGTCTCGCAGCCTCCGCAGGCCGGTCTTTGGGGAGTAGCTGGAGCTACCATCGGTGCCGATGGGACGATCTACTTTGAGTCCGGAGATGGCGTATACGATGCAAAGTCGGGACGGCTCTCTACCAGTGTCGAGGCTTTTACCTTCTCGAACGATACGCTGACGTTGAAGGACTACTACACACCTTCGAACTATGAGTGGCTGACCAAGCGCGATCTGGATATGGATGCCACCGCGGTAATCTTCCCGTACAAGAGCCAGGAGCTGATGGTGGCTTCGGGTAAAGAGGGCCGCTTCGTGCTGATCGATACGAAGTCGATGGGCGGCGTGGATCATATGACACCTGTGTCCCGGACTCCGTTGATTACGAATACGAGTGCCAACCTCCAGACAGAGGGCACCTGGGGAAGTCATGCGTCGTGGCTGGATGCAGATGGAACGCGATGGGTGCTTGCACCTACTGGATCACCGGTTGCGGTCAAGTTTCCCATCACGAATGGCAAGGCTCCGAATGGAGGTGTCATCGCGATGAAGCTGGAGGACAAGGGTGGCAAGTTGGCCCTGGCACCAGTGTGGCAGTCCAGAAATATGATTACCGCCGAGCCTCCTGTGATCGCCAATGGCGTGGTCTACGTGCTGGCGGCAGGAGAGTTCACTGGGCAGGCGAACGAAACGGAGGGCGGGTTGTTCAATTCGGAACAGCGAATCCAGAGGTCCGTCCCTGCGAAACTCTTCCTGCTCGATGCCAGGACGGGTAAGGAGTTGTATTCGAGCGGAGATCAGGTCGCTTCGTTTCTGCATCAGGCCGGCCTTTCGGTAGCGGGCGGGCGAGTTATCTTCGGTACTTTCGATGGCACGATCTATTGCTACGGACTTAAGTAGTTCTCAGAGACGGGTTGGCCTGAACGCTCTTAAAGAATTGGATTCTTCAGATTGAGATATCGTCATTGCACTTTGAATCGAGGACGTGAGCTGATGAGAAATTCCCTGGTTTTATTCGCCGCATTGGCGCTGCCTGTTGCCGTCTTCGCGTCTGGTGCGGCCTTCGCCCAGGGCGGTGGGATCGGTAACTGGACTACCGCTGGCGCTGACCCCAGCCATAGTGGCTGGCAGAAGAATGAGAAGAAGATCTCCAAAGAGACTGCCGGAACTCAGTTTAAGTTTCTGTGGAAGCTCAAGCTGGGCGCGACGGCGAAGGAGACGCAGTCCTTCACGGAACCGCTGCTGGCTTTGCGTTTGATCAACGCGCAGGGGTTCAAAGACCTCGTCCTGTGGGGGAGCACGGATACGGTATACGCCGTCGACTCAGAGTTGGGCACAATTGTGTGGAAGAAGACCTACGATGTGCCCGCTTCCAACGGCACCGGCGCATGTGGGGCCCATAATCTCAGCATCGTGATGGAACCTCCGGTGGTAATTAACTTTGGGGCACATCGCGCTCCGGGTGCATCTCCTGCGCCTACGCCTCCTGCATCTGCTCCGCCACTTCCTCTGAGCCAGCGTCGTCTGGGCGTTACGGCTGGTGGTGGAGGCTTTGGGTTGAAGGGCCTGTATGTGTTGACCGGCGATGGAATCCTTCATGAGCAGGTTTTGAGCACGGGCATCGATTTCGCTCCCCCAGTCAAATTTCTGCCAATGGCCCATGCAAATCCGGACGGTCTGAGCGTGATTGGAAAGAAGATGTTCACCATCACAGGCCGTGGCTGTAGTGGAACTAAGAATGGTCTTTGGGCCATCGATCTGGCGAGCCCGGATTACACCACGACCAACTATATGACTGACAAGGTTGTTCCGCTGGGGCTCTCTGGCCCAACACTGGACGATGGTGTCGCTTACCTAGTGACCGGCAGCGGCGCTGCGGGCAATGTGCATGCAGACAGTGTGATCGCAGTAACGGTAAAGGATATGAAAGAGAAAGACTGGTATATGCCTGCGGGCGAGGGCAAAGTGAGGAACATCTCGCCGGTTGCATTTACTTTCAAACAGAAGAAGCTTGTTGCAGCGCCGGGCAGGGACGGCAGCTTCGTGTTACTTGACAGCGAGTCACTCGGCGGCGCGGATCACCATACGCCTCTGTCCGAAAGCGCGAAGATTGCAAAGACAAAGAGTGATAGCTTCGACAGCCTCGCCAGTTGGCAAGATGCCAGTGGTACAGCATGGGTGCTCGCATCGGTCTCCGGTTCTCTACTTCCCGAGGCAAAGTTTGCGGCCACGAATGGTCCTGCTCCGCACGGAAGCGTGGTTGCATTCAAGGTGGAAGAGAAGGGCGACAAGATGATGCTCACACCTGCCTGGGTATCGCGCGACTTGATCCACCCTGCACCGCCTGTGATTACGAATGGAGTGGTCGTAGCCCTCTCGCAGGGAAACTCGACGATGCATGCCACCCTTTACGTCCTTGATGCTATGACGGGTAAAGAGCTGTACTCCAGCAAGGATGCTATTTCGACCTATGCGCATTTGACCGGCGTCGCCGTTGGCGATGGCCATGCTTTCTTCACAACCCATGACAGTACGCTCTATTCCTTCGGTATCGGGTTGGAGCACTGACAAGGGATCTATCGGAGAGGTTTTGGATTATCTATGGTGCGGAGTGAACGTGAACCGATTAGCAAAAGTGGTGATTTCCAATGGCAAGCGCTTCCTGATCCAAATCGCGCTTTGGGGAGTGACCGTTGGTATGGCTTCCTCTCAGCAGACACCGCCACAGACGCCACCGAAAGACCACGCGCAGCACAGCACAGAGCTTCCGCCCGGTGCAGGGAGAGACACAGTGGTGCGGGTCTGCGGAAAGTGCCACTCGCCTAACATTTTGGTGGCGAATCCGCGGGATCGGCAGGGATGGGAAGACACCATCACCAAGATGTACGGACTGGGTGCGGTCGCGACGGATGAAGATTTTACAGAAATTCTTGAGTATCTGGCTAAGAATGTCTCCCAACCGCCGACCGCACCGTCAATGGCCAAAGTCGCTGTGAATAAGGCGACGGCTGCGGAAATGGAGACTTCTCTGGAACTGTGGGTGAAAGACGCTGAAGCCGTGGTTAGCTATAGAACGAAGAATGGAGATTTCAAGTCTCTCGAAGACCTGAAGAAGATTCCAGAGTTAGACGTGAAGAAACTGGATGAGAAGAAGGATCGAATTACTTTCTAAGCTAAAGGCGGCATAAAAACTTATGTCTTGCGATGAGGGTTACTACGCCAAACTTCAAAATCGTATGCTGGTGCCTCGGGAGACCGGCAAGGAGAGTCTTGTGCCGTGAAGGAATGGCAAGCCACATTGAGTCTGATCATGGATTGTGTACGGCGAAGGGTTGATAGGGAGACTGTAGGCCAGCCATTGAGCCCCGAAAGCTTCAAATTATGAATTCAGTGTGCCGACGCGCCGTTAGTGTCGTTTCACATTGGTTTGTTTTCCGTAGATATACGGACGGTCATTCTTGGACAGGCGACTGCGTGAGCAGTCTTGTTTTTCAGATCTTCAAAGGACGTGCAGCGTGAGCAGGTCGAAGTCGCCTCGGCCTGAAAATGCAAGCTGAAAAAGCGAATTCAAGCCCAGATGTTAAGCTCACCCGGGTGAGCCAGATCCAGGGATCGTGAAAAGCAATACCTTACAGCGTGGGATGTATGGTTGGCAGCGTCTGCAGAGATAAGCTGCCCTTCCCGAAGGACTGGGACAATATATTCAGCGTGTCCACATCATCAGTCGAAAGATAGACGCTGGAAGCTGTTTCGTTTTGGTCGAGATGGTCTACCGAGGAAGTACCGGGGATGGCGATGATGACCGGTGACCTCTTGAACAGCCAGGCCAAAGCTATCCCCGATGGTGCCACGCCTTCCCGTCTGGCGATAGCTTTTAGCTCTTCCGATTCAATAAGTTTCCCGATCTTTAGCGGGTAAAAAGGGATAAATCCGATGTCATGCTTAGTGCAGTAATTGACAACACCATCGTGGGTCCGCGTGCCAAGGTTATATTCGTTTTGCACGGTTGCAATCTCAACCGATGACCGCGCCCGCTCAATCTGATCGACACTTACGTCAGAAAGTCCGATGTGACGTATTTTCCCCTCGACCTGTAGCCGTTGAAGCAGGCCCATTGTGTCTTCAATCGGAATCTTCCGATCGACGCGATGAAGTTGGTATAAATCGATACACTCGACTCCGAGATCACGCAAACTACCTTCAATCGCTTGACGCAGATGCGACTCGCTATTATCGACTGCGCTCCGATGATCCTCAGACGTTGCCGGTCCGCTCCGTATCATGCCGCCCTTTGTCCCGATTACAAGCTCTGCGGGATAGGGCCGCAAGGTATCGCGAATAAGGCGCTCG
This genomic stretch from Terriglobus saanensis SP1PR4 harbors:
- a CDS encoding PQQ-binding-like beta-propeller repeat protein; the encoded protein is MAKHSLNGREGTDLAGSRNLGRYDLNKQVEVQRTLRRHETELQQNVHKLELKEEIPPLDRQTFANSYHTSPEDLSNVALEGPDGRSRSKVARAVLSLFAIVGFELGSPWMAAVHGQTSATPEWNTASFNPARDAWQRNETKINPENAKNLQLLWKAKLEVKTMGMQSFREPLIVSSGGKTLTILAGSSNEIYALDADSGAVVWKKKLAWASEKPEEPGEGSSYICTNALSATPVVTPSGAGERFVYVIASDGYLHTLALGSGEEKDAPLQVLPEPHGKPYGLNLVNNVIYTITGRACGGNPNALYAVNLANKKVTVSQPPQAGLWGVAGATIGADGTIYFESGDGVYDAKSGRLSTSVEAFTFSNDTLTLKDYYTPSNYEWLTKRDLDMDATAVIFPYKSQELMVASGKEGRFVLIDTKSMGGVDHMTPVSRTPLITNTSANLQTEGTWGSHASWLDADGTRWVLAPTGSPVAVKFPITNGKAPNGGVIAMKLEDKGGKLALAPVWQSRNMITAEPPVIANGVVYVLAAGEFTGQANETEGGLFNSEQRIQRSVPAKLFLLDARTGKELYSSGDQVASFLHQAGLSVAGGRVIFGTFDGTIYCYGLK
- a CDS encoding pyrrolo-quinoline quinone yields the protein MRNSLVLFAALALPVAVFASGAAFAQGGGIGNWTTAGADPSHSGWQKNEKKISKETAGTQFKFLWKLKLGATAKETQSFTEPLLALRLINAQGFKDLVLWGSTDTVYAVDSELGTIVWKKTYDVPASNGTGACGAHNLSIVMEPPVVINFGAHRAPGASPAPTPPASAPPLPLSQRRLGVTAGGGGFGLKGLYVLTGDGILHEQVLSTGIDFAPPVKFLPMAHANPDGLSVIGKKMFTITGRGCSGTKNGLWAIDLASPDYTTTNYMTDKVVPLGLSGPTLDDGVAYLVTGSGAAGNVHADSVIAVTVKDMKEKDWYMPAGEGKVRNISPVAFTFKQKKLVAAPGRDGSFVLLDSESLGGADHHTPLSESAKIAKTKSDSFDSLASWQDASGTAWVLASVSGSLLPEAKFAATNGPAPHGSVVAFKVEEKGDKMMLTPAWVSRDLIHPAPPVITNGVVVALSQGNSTMHATLYVLDAMTGKELYSSKDAISTYAHLTGVAVGDGHAFFTTHDSTLYSFGIGLEH
- a CDS encoding helix-hairpin-helix domain-containing protein; the encoded protein is MNRLAKVVISNGKRFLIQIALWGVTVGMASSQQTPPQTPPKDHAQHSTELPPGAGRDTVVRVCGKCHSPNILVANPRDRQGWEDTITKMYGLGAVATDEDFTEILEYLAKNVSQPPTAPSMAKVAVNKATAAEMETSLELWVKDAEAVVSYRTKNGDFKSLEDLKKIPELDVKKLDEKKDRITF
- a CDS encoding aldo/keto reductase, which encodes MSMMNIDEFSIGGDLPVRRLGFGAMRLTGKGVWGPPEDVPAARAVLHRVIELGINFIDTADVYGPGDNERLIRDTLRPYPAELVIGTKGGMIRSGPATSEDHRSAVDNSESHLRQAIEGSLRDLGVECIDLYQLHRVDRKIPIEDTMGLLQRLQVEGKIRHIGLSDVSVDQIERARSSVEIATVQNEYNLGTRTHDGVVNYCTKHDIGFIPFYPLKIGKLIESEELKAIARREGVAPSGIALAWLFKRSPVIIAIPGTSSVDHLDQNETASSVYLSTDDVDTLNILSQSFGKGSLSLQTLPTIHPTL